The following proteins are encoded in a genomic region of Acipenser ruthenus chromosome 4, fAciRut3.2 maternal haplotype, whole genome shotgun sequence:
- the LOC131696687 gene encoding inversin-like: MTVARHWHDLTDDNMCGDVMARAMAVPERSVPARKTVLPSSSLLASQVYKATVNGDKTVLNKLIVGTLALQDAEDQFASSPMYYVLADWLYCAESLLKARANVNKVDHSQRTALHLVAQKVSQTINC, from the exons atgactgtagctcgccatTGGCATGACCTGACAGATGACAACATGTGTGGAGATGTCATG GCTAGAGCGATGGCAGTCCCTGAGAGGAGTGTGCCTGCCAGGAAGACAGTCCTCCCCAGCAGCTCCTTGCTGGCATCTCAGGTCTACAAAGCCACAGTGAACGGAGACAAGACTGTCCTGAACAAGCTCATTGTAG GGACCCTGGCACTGCAGGATGCAGAGGACCAGTTTGCCAGCAGCCCCATGTACTATGTGCTGGCTGACTGGCTGTACTGCGCTGAGTCACTGCTCAAGGCCCGAGCCAATGTCAACAAGGTCGACCACAGCCAGAGGACTGCCCTGCACCTTGTTGCACAGAAAGTGAGCCAGACCATAAATTGCTGA